The Malaclemys terrapin pileata isolate rMalTer1 chromosome 2, rMalTer1.hap1, whole genome shotgun sequence nucleotide sequence TTATAGGAATATTTAGACAATTCTATAACATCTTTCATCCAacgatttcaaagcactttacacagttAAGTATTATTCCTATAGAAAATGGGGTAAACTGGAGTACAGAAGATAAATAAGTTGTCCCTGGCCAAAGCAAATCAGTGAAAGAGTTTGGAATAGAATGCAGGTCTTCTCCTGGCTCCCACTaactcctgctctaaccagtaaACAAGGCTACTCTTCATATACTACTTAAACCTCATAAAAACTTCGTCCACTGATCAGTGTTTTTAACCTGTATTTATCTGACACGAGTTTACTGTTCACTTGATAAAGTACCAGACATCCTAAATAGATTTTACAcaaacatttctttgcatttaggAATTAAGCTGGGATATTCATAGTCCTTGGGAATTCACTAAACAGTTGTTTCATTACTAGTTGGAAGGTGTAGGGATGGAAAGAAAATGAGACACAAATATTTGGACAAGAGCCAGTCAAAGGAGTCTGTCTTTTTGTCCCCACAGTGTTCTGTGCTTTATTGAAAGTAACATTTTGTCACTCAGCCCAGATGTTGTGCAGTCAACAATTGTTTGCCTAAGAACCATGCCAGAGGACAGAGCCATCCCTTCAAGCCCTCCTCATCAATCCTGCACCTGACAGAATGTGCATTCAAATTGGGGTAGGAAATGTGTCAACCAACATCTCCAAAATAAACTTAATCATTCACAGCTTCTCTAAAAAGCAACTGTCAATCTACGAAGTGTTGCTTAGTGTAGTCAAGGATTGTGGCAACTGTGCTCAATTAGAAAGCTTCTATGTGGCCTTATATAGTACTAACTTGCAAATGCAAGCCGCATATCAATCTACTTACATGTAGCCATTCTGCACTGCAGTTGGGAGTCCTTTGATGTATTGTGCAGTTTTCAGTAAAATTTACCTGTGCAACAGTCAGGAagtgcttttcttttttgcaggAATCTCCTAGCTTTACAACTATCCCTTTAAAAGCAGCAGTTtacaaagggaaacaaaaaggTTTCTAGCAGATTATaaaggcttttttatttttaaagacactgCCTTTTGCGTTCACTCCACTTTGTAGCATCATGCAGCACACTTCTATGGGCACAAGTTCATGCAGAGCAACCACTTCCAAAATAGAACAACTCTGGGTTATACAACACTCATTAAAATTACAAAGCCTCTCAAAAACCTGACCAGAATGTTAAggctgacttgggctccctgTTTATTAAATTTAGCAGCTGTATCATTCATGCTGACAATGTGGAACTCTGCAAAAAGAGAAACAGGGAAGTTTCATGCCTTAATGACAGTGCAAAAACAACAGCTATTAGATAGGGATGAGGAACCCTTGCTAGGCCACTTCATTACATCAGAATGCATTGGTAAGATGAAAGAGCACACTTTTAAAGGAGGTTGGTAACATCGTAAGTCCCAGGTTGGTCGGTTGGTTGTTTTTAAATCATATATATACATGCTAGTCAAAACACAGCGAAGACACGGGTTCCATTTCACAGTCAGACAGCTTGGGTTGACAGAGATCCAAATTCTCTCTGAACCCTGGCCAGGACTGGCACTTGGAAAAGTTTTACTGGTCCCTCCAAAATGTTTCTAACCCTGACAGGTTGAGAGGGATCAAATCTTAAAATTACATCAGTCTGATTACTTGCTATTTCTCAAGATGTTAAATCAGAGATTAATGTTTCCTAAAGCCAATCAGTTGGGATGAAGCACAGATTTTTATACCTTTGGTGGTTTGAGGTAGTTGAAGGTAAAAATGGTCAGAATTCAAGTGCAGGGAAAAAAAGCAGTAGATGTAATTAGACTAACGTGATTTTAAAGTTAGATCCCACAACCTGCCAGGAAGGAACATTTCATAAATctgcaattccctgctctacaGTTGTATAAGCCATTAATTTCTAATCAATTTCAATTAGTTTACTAGATCAAGCACTACTTTTCTGTCACTGGTCCAAGACTGAATATAGGAAGTCCTGCATCTCTGACAAGCATCACACTCAGTTTCTGGTGCTGAGAAGTTAATTTCACCATAATGCTCAAAGTACAGTTTAGTTTAATTTGTAAAGGCAGGACACATAAAATGGACTTTAAATGCAACCCAAAAAAACAGAGCTTTGGAATTCAAACCAAACTATCAATTCTTCTAAAACTTGGGAATTAGCACCGTGAGACAGGCAAGCAGAATTAAGAGCCTTTTAAGATCAGCCAAAACAGTCATGCCACATTTGTTTGTGACATACAGGATTAACAGTTATGTATTCATGCCAACGCACTGACAAGTAGCAAGGTCTCACACGCAAGCTATCTGCGTTACTGCTGCTAGCTCAAATCACAAGCACACACCTTTTTCTTGCCTTTGCCGATTCATACCATTGGCTTTCAGCTGCCTTGGTTTCTCTCGATCTTGGACAGCAGGCCTTGGTGGTGGAGTAGGAAGCCCTCTTGACTTTGTGGGTCTCATGTAGCCTTTTATCTGTTCCGTAGCTTtgactctctcctctttctttatCTCTTTCACCACTTTTTGTCCAGAATCATCTATCTGTTTCTGAGGTAAGTCTGCATAGTTATCCTCTTCAGACTTCAAAGCTTGGAAGTCCTTCAGGCCAGCCTCCATCTTCTCAGCAGCATCACCTTCTGAGTGTTCAGAATGGCCTTTAATGTTATCAGTAGGACTGATTTCCTCTGTTTGGGCTTCTCTCAGAGTCACACTAGCAACCTCGGCTGCATCTGTCTTTTTTCCTAAACTAACTGGACACTCAGAGAAGCTTTGTTCACCCAGCTCAGCCTCTTTAGCCTTGTTCACCACCTCCGCGGTAGCTAGAACCTGCAGAACAACTGCTTCTGCTTTATTCTCCCACTGCACTGTAAGTTCCGGAGAGATGCATCCAACAGCCTTCTCACCAGCATAGCTACCTCCTTCCATTTTGTCCGTCACTTTGGCATCTGTGGGAATTGTTCCCTTTATGGCATCTGTCTCCTTCACCAGATGCTCCAAGGAAGCACATTCAGTGCTTTGCTTTTCACCGGTGAAACTTATTTCTTTGTCATCAATCTCTGCTAAAATGGAAGTGTGCACTTCATCCCTTCCTGCCTTGGCATCCTGTTTAACTGGAGAATCCAAGGAAGGCCGTTTACCTTTCTTCTTCTTATCCCCAGCACTAGTCACTTTGATTTTATCACCCTCCTTCACTGAAGTGAAAGCCTGTACGCCAGCCTCTTCACCTTCCAGTTTGACTGAATGCTCATAACGGCTGTgtttatttttctcccttttgtcACCTGTGCTTGACTCTTTGTTGGTGCCCTCCAAAACCACTGCAGGAGGCAGTGACACCTTACTTCCTTCATCCTTTACTGGATACTCTGGAAAGATACTCGCAAGCCCTTGATTTTTGTCTGTAGAACAAGCTTTGCCAACTCTGTCAACACCAACACCAACTACTCTAGACTGAGTGTAGGGTGCGAACAAGTGACCCTTATTATCCCAAAGCATTTGATGCTCAGAGGggaaatttttaatattttggttttcatctACAAGACCCATTTCTTCCATTTGGTACTCCAGATCAGTTACTCTGGGAGGTGGTATTTTGCTTTTGTCGGTCTTAGTCTCCAAAAGAACTGGCTGCTCAGAGGCATTTTTAGCCTTTCTGTTTTTTCCATCATTACCCCTCTTTTTAGACTTATTGGTCACCAGTGCTGGACTGGGATCAGTCATCGTTTGATGTTCTAAAATAGTATCAGTGGAACTTACAGCTTCAGTTTTGTCGACTATCTCATCAGCACCACCAGGAAGTGTGGCTGCATCTACTTTAGTCTCCAAAAGAAATGGCTTTTCCAAACCAACATCAGCCTTTGTGCTGTTCCCCTTATTATTCTCTTTTGGTTTTCCTGTTACCAGTGGAGTAATGGGAGTTTGTATTTTAGCTGTATCTATTATATCCTCCAACAGATGCTCTGAAGTAGTAAATTGAGTCTCCTTGCCTTTATCAGTGGCGTGAGTTTCTTTCGTTTTATTGGCCTCCTCGACTACTGCAGGAAGTTTAACGGAGTCTGTCTTTGCCTCCAAGACAGCAAGGTGCTCAGCACTATTTTCAATCTTTTTGCTTTTCCCATCACTACACCTCTTCTTAGGTGTGTCTGCCACCAGTTCTGTAATGGGAACATGTGCCTTAGCTGCATCGCTTATATCCTCCAAGAGCTGCTCTAAAGTAGTAAAATCAGTCTCCTTGCCTTTATCAGAGGAATGAATTTCTTTAGTTTTGATGCGTGTTTCGGACTTTGCTGTGTCCATTTTATAATCTGAGGGAACAAGTTGTTCAAAGAAACTTTTTTCATTACTTTCCTTTATTTTAGGTTTTTCTGTTATCAGTTTCATAGTGGGAACTTGTACCTTGGTTGTAGCTGTCAAATTCTCCAGTTGATGCCCAGTTGTTGTAAAGATAGGCTCCTTGCCTATATCAGCAAAacccatttctttccttttttcagcCTTTTCCACTACAGTAGGAAGCTTGCTTGTGTCTGTCTTAGTCTCCAGAAGAAAAGGCTGctcaaaataacttttttcaacttttttgccTTTCCTATCACTGCCCTTCTCTTTAGGTTTGTCAGTCATCAGTGCTCTACTGGAATCTGCAGTAAATCCAGTCTCTTTGCTTTTATCCATCAAACTATCTTCCTTTGTTTTGCTAATTGTCTCAGCACGAGCAGGAAGTTTGGCCACATCTGGCTTAGTCTCCAAAAGAAGTGGCTGTTCTGAAATATTGAATTCACACTTTTCACTTTTCCCAGTAATATCATTTTTAGGTTCTTCTGTTACCAGTGTTGTAGTGGGACCTTGTACCTCCACTGTAGCTGTTGCACCCTCCAACAGAGGATCTGCAGTAGTAAAATCAGTCTCTTTACCTTTATCAGTGAAActtatttttttagttttatcATCCTTCTCCATTACTGCAGGAAGACTGCTTGTGTCTTCCTTAGCCTCCAGAAAAAATGGCTGCTGGAAATAACCTTTTTCagcctttttgttttttccatcacTAGTCCTTTTCTTAGGCTTCTCTGCCACCTTTGCAGTACTGGGACCTGTCATATCCTCCAACGAATGCTCTGCAATAGCAAAGCCAGGCTCTTTGTCTTTATCAGTAAAGATTATTTCTTTAGTTTTGCCAGCTGTCTTAGCTACAGCAGGAAGTTTGTCTGGGTCTCTCTCAGCCTCCAGAAGAACTGGCTGCCCAGAGGaatttttaacctttttgttCTTCCCATCACTACCCCTCTTTTTAGGTTTATCTGTAACCAGTTTATCTGTCACAGTTGGATGATCGAATCCAGTCTGCTTGCTTTTATCAGTGAAATCTATGTTATCTATGTCGACTGTCTCAGCAGGAGCAGGAAGTTTGGCTGTATCCGTCTTAGTCTCCAAAAGAAATGGCTGCTCTGAAAAACTGAAGTCAGCCTTTTTGTTTTTCCCAGCAATGCCCTCTTTAGGTTTGTCTGACACCAATGGTATAAGGGGTACTTTAGTAATATCTGCTGCAGTTTCCAATGGAGGCTCTGCAGTAATAGAGCCAGTCTCTTGGCTTTTATCAACGGAATCTGTTTCTTTAGTTTTGTCGACTCTCTTTGCTGCAGCAGGAAGATTGGTTGTATCTGTCTTAATCTCTAAAACAGCAGGCTGCTTAGAGAAACCATTTTCAGTCTTTCTGCCTTTTTCATCACTACCTCTTTTCTTTGGTGTCTCTCCCATCAATGCCCCACTGGGAGTCTGAACTTCACTTGGAACGGTCTCATCTGCTGCTACACGCTTGGGAGATATGCACTTAATCTCCTTATTTTCATCAATAAGGCTAATTTCTACAGGTTTGGCTTCCAAAGGAGTTTCCACTTTATTTAGGTTGATGCCTTTTGAAAGAGATGCATTAAGGTCTGAATGTTTACACTCAATCTTTTGGTTTTTATCAACAAAACTTATTTCAATAGGCTTGGTTTGTGTCCGTGCTGATGCAGGATCCCCCATCTTAGTGTGTTCTGCCTTGCATTCTAGCTTCTCCAAGGGTacctgtttgtttttgcttttagaCTGCAACAAACTGTCATCTTTCATTTCTTCCTGTTTCATGACTTTTCCAGCTTTTGCATCCAACAAAAATTTAACTGGTCCTTCAGTTTTCAGGCTCTGCTGGCCTGCTGTGGGACTTGAGATAATATTTTGATCGTCTAAGAGGTGGCTTTCAGTTCCTGCCTTAGCATCCCTTGGTACATTTGAAGTTCCCTTCCTCTGGCCCTCTCTTGAGGGAGTAGAGTGCTCTTTGACACCTTCAGCAGGCAAAACAAAGGGGACGTCTGGCTTTTGCAGTTCAGCAGCAAAGAGAGGAACTTTGGGAGCTTTAGAAACTTCTACATTTTCATCCCCTAACTCCATTGTTCTTGGCTGCTGGTTTCtcttttgtttctgtttcttcttcttcttcttcacaaTCACTGGAGAAC carries:
- the MAP4 gene encoding microtubule-associated protein 4 isoform X7; amino-acid sequence: MADFDNNLSLADALTEPPAEIEEEVKRDFIATLEAEKFDDVVGETVGKTDYIPLLDDDDAKAGSQEPKSKPHTDGGQVESISAVGPAVLENGDHGIEDDSTVFPREITGEKMSYKEFLDRNETWAMDERDLCFEPQSIFRPMEGTEPFKMPREDVMSDHLLRPSEMETRLPFTEHFEASEEVHAPHAAMIVPELPSLGSPYSPAELIDPSAFITLDSTTQSLLNIAAPARVTVPEEHWLGAQHAVEGLDESSFVEPPEPPRIADAAEQYFPGSPVAAAPAAVPPALTEPTGKTKATDTPQVEPTASVPVLGDVSVPVLGDVSVPVLGDVSVPVVEELMVFEPSVEQHKSALNKPPTVSSAPTVVMEQKMTVPEASTPGADSIPVLENVEENKPSPSKHTEHLLKPNEELPELAVETKEPLTLIETKETLPEKTAPAGDLAIVEKLKDEGELSHAHQTEPPPKKSPLEPTGVPTAQVRQANKSSDRRFGRAKPAAVPGADVPEELLVGLPQQKSTDPKADPFSMAELGWVSGTFSRSRAPHKKAAGQLLSMPSEFVESQRDVPRESWDSEGSPVIVKKKKKKQKQKRNQQPRTMELGDENVEVSKAPKVPLFAAELQKPDVPFVLPAEGVKEHSTPSREGQRKGTSNVPRDAKAGTESHLLDDQNIISSPTAGQQSLKTEGPVKFLLDAKAGKVMKQEEMKDDSLLQSKSKNKQVPLEKLECKAEHTKMGDPASARTQTKPIEISFVDKNQKIECKHSDLNASLSKGINLNKVETPLEAKPVEISLIDENKEIKCISPKRVAADETVPSEVQTPSGALMGETPKKRGSDEKGRKTENGFSKQPAVLEIKTDTTNLPAAAKRVDKTKETDSVDKSQETGSITAEPPLETAADITKVPLIPLVSDKPKEGIAGKNKKADFSFSEQPFLLETKTDTAKLPAPAETVDIDNIDFTDKSKQTGFDHPTVTDKLVTDKPKKRGSDGKNKKVKNSSGQPVLLEAERDPDKLPAVAKTAGKTKEIIFTDKDKEPGFAIAEHSLEDMTGPSTAKVAEKPKKRTSDGKNKKAEKGYFQQPFFLEAKEDTSSLPAVMEKDDKTKKISFTDKGKETDFTTADPLLEGATATVEVQGPTTTLVTEEPKNDITGKSEKCEFNISEQPLLLETKPDVAKLPARAETISKTKEDSLMDKSKETGFTADSSRALMTDKPKEKGSDRKGKKVEKSYFEQPFLLETKTDTSKLPTVVEKAEKRKEMGFADIGKEPIFTTTGHQLENLTATTKVQVPTMKLITEKPKIKESNEKSFFEQLVPSDYKMDTAKSETRIKTKEIHSSDKGKETDFTTLEQLLEDISDAAKAHVPITELVADTPKKRCSDGKSKKIENSAEHLAVLEAKTDSVKLPAVVEEANKTKETHATDKGKETQFTTSEHLLEDIIDTAKIQTPITPLVTGKPKENNKGNSTKADVGLEKPFLLETKVDAATLPGGADEIVDKTEAVSSTDTILEHQTMTDPSPALVTNKSKKRGNDGKNRKAKNASEQPVLLETKTDKSKIPPPRVTDLEYQMEEMGLVDENQNIKNFPSEHQMLWDNKGHLFAPYTQSRVVGVGVDRVGKACSTDKNQGLASIFPEYPVKDEGSKVSLPPAVVLEGTNKESSTGDKREKNKHSRYEHSVKLEGEEAGVQAFTSVKEGDKIKVTSAGDKKKKGKRPSLDSPVKQDAKAGRDEVHTSILAEIDDKEISFTGEKQSTECASLEHLVKETDAIKGTIPTDAKVTDKMEGGSYAGEKAVGCISPELTVQWENKAEAVVLQVLATAEVVNKAKEAELGEQSFSECPVSLGKKTDAAEVASVTLREAQTEEISPTDNIKGHSEHSEGDAAEKMEAGLKDFQALKSEEDNYADLPQKQIDDSGQKVVKEIKKEERVKATEQIKGYMRPTKSRGLPTPPPRPAVQDREKPRQLKANGMNRQRQEKAKPEEIKPVELLTGSDITAPPNKELPPSPEKKTKPSASTPSAKPAATKTKPLSTTSPKRPASTTTGQNKKPTSPTAGPTSATTPKRSATSTTRPSTLTPKDTKPKVTDAKSPDKRTSLSKPLSATTPRAAVKGSPATPRTTAASPVTTASGLRNTATSPPKRPTSIKTETKLADARKTSAKSPSADLSRPKSAPANSAKSSATTPTATTPGTPASPGIATSRPKPKPAAARPATASSATPEAKKPSTVKAPLKTSTVPKPPRPTSSVSAPDLKNIRSKIGSTDNIKHQPGGGRVQIVSKKANYSHVQSKCGSKDNIKHVPGGGNVQIQTKKVDISKVSSKCGSKTNIKHKPGGGDVKIENQKLNFKEKAQAKVGSLDNVGHVPAGGTVKPEGSEEGALLAQAPQNGDVTVPQADSEMRENGVGPTAPAVGGGDQREIQSFGTQIQETN
- the MAP4 gene encoding microtubule-associated protein 4 isoform X1, whose product is MADFDNNLSLADALTEPPAEIEEEVKRDFIATLEAEKFDDVVGETVGKTDYIPLLDDDDAKAGSQEPKSKPHTDGGQVESISAVGPAVLENGDHGIEDDSTVFPREITGEKMSYKEFLDRNETWAMDERDLCFEPQSIFRPMEGTEPFKMPREDVMSDHLLRPSEMETRLPFTEHFEASEEVHAPHAAMIVPELPSLGSPYSPAELIDPSAFITLDSTTQSLLNIAAPARVTVPEEHWLGAQHAVEGLDESSFVEPPEPPRIADAAEQYFPGSPVAAAPAAVPPALTEPTGKTKATDTPQVEPTASVPVLGDVSVPVLGDVSVPVLGDVSVPVVEELMVFEPSVEQHKSALNKPPTVSSAPTVVMEQKMTVPEASTPGADSIPVLENVEENKPSPSKHTEHLLKPNEELPELAVETKEPLTLIETKETLPEKTAPAGDLAIVEKLKDEGELSHAHQTEPPPKKSPLEPTGVPTAQVRQANKSSDRRFGRAKPAAVPGADVPEELLVGLPQQKSTDPKADPFSMAELGWVSGTFSRSRAPHKKAAGQLLSMPSEFVESQRDVPRESWDSEGSPVIVKKKKKKQKQKRNQQPRTMELGDENVEVSKAPKVPLFAAELQKPDVPFVLPAEGVKEHSTPSREGQRKGTSNVPRDAKAGTESHLLDDQNIISSPTAGQQSLKTEGPVKFLLDAKAGKVMKQEEMKDDSLLQSKSKNKQVPLEKLECKAEHTKMGDPASARTQTKPIEISFVDKNQKIECKHSDLNASLSKGINLNKVETPLEAKPVEISLIDENKEIKCISPKRVAADETVPSEVQTPSGALMGETPKKRGSDEKGRKTENGFSKQPAVLEIKTDTTNLPAAAKRVDKTKETDSVDKSQETGSITAEPPLETAADITKVPLIPLVSDKPKEGIAGKNKKADFSFSEQPFLLETKTDTAKLPAPAETVDIDNIDFTDKSKQTGFDHPTVTDKLVTDKPKKRGSDGKNKKVKNSSGQPVLLEAERDPDKLPAVAKTAGKTKEIIFTDKDKEPGFAIAEHSLEDMTGPSTAKVAEKPKKRTSDGKNKKAEKGYFQQPFFLEAKEDTSSLPAVMEKDDKTKKISFTDKGKETDFTTADPLLEGATATVEVQGPTTTLVTEEPKNDITGKSEKCEFNISEQPLLLETKPDVAKLPARAETISKTKEDSLMDKSKETGFTADSSRALMTDKPKEKGSDRKGKKVEKSYFEQPFLLETKTDTSKLPTVVEKAEKRKEMGFADIGKEPIFTTTGHQLENLTATTKVQVPTMKLITEKPKIKESNEKSFFEQLVPSDYKMDTAKSETRIKTKEIHSSDKGKETDFTTLEQLLEDISDAAKAHVPITELVADTPKKRCSDGKSKKIENSAEHLAVLEAKTDSVKLPAVVEEANKTKETHATDKGKETQFTTSEHLLEDIIDTAKIQTPITPLVTGKPKENNKGNSTKADVGLEKPFLLETKVDAATLPGGADEIVDKTEAVSSTDTILEHQTMTDPSPALVTNKSKKRGNDGKNRKAKNASEQPVLLETKTDKSKIPPPRVTDLEYQMEEMGLVDENQNIKNFPSEHQMLWDNKGHLFAPYTQSRVVGVGVDRVGKACSTDKNQGLASIFPEYPVKDEGSKVSLPPAVVLEGTNKESSTGDKREKNKHSRYEHSVKLEGEEAGVQAFTSVKEGDKIKVTSAGDKKKKGKRPSLDSPVKQDAKAGRDEVHTSILAEIDDKEISFTGEKQSTECASLEHLVKETDAIKGTIPTDAKVTDKMEGGSYAGEKAVGCISPELTVQWENKAEAVVLQVLATAEVVNKAKEAELGEQSFSECPVSLGKKTDAAEVASVTLREAQTEEISPTDNIKGHSEHSEGDAAEKMEAGLKDFQALKSEEDNYADLPQKQIDDSGQKVVKEIKKEERVKATEQIKGYMRPTKSRGLPTPPPRPAVQDREKPRQLKANGMNRQRQEKAKPEEIKPVELLTGSDITAPPNKELPPSPEKKTKPSASTPSAKPAATKTKPLSTTSPKRPASTTTGQNKKPTSPTAGPTSATTPKRSATSTTRPSTLTPKDTKPKVTDAKSPDKRTSLSKPLSATTPRAAVKGSPATPRTTAASPVTTASGLRNTATSPPKRPTSIKTETKLADARKTSAKSPSADLSRPKSAPANSAKSSATTPTATTPGTPASPGIATSRPKPKPAAARPATASSATPEAKKPSTVKAPLKTSTVPKPPRPTSSVSAPDLKNIRSKIGSTDNIKHQPGGGRAKVEKKPESAGAARKSEPNAVSKMATTKTTVTKEGAQKQPNGKVQIVSKKANYSHVQSKCGSKDNIKHVPGGGNVPNAPKPASGSRSQPSSAPRPSPGSTNVQIQTKKVDISKVSSKCGSKTNIKHKPGGGDVKIENQKLNFKEKAQAKVGSLDNVGHVPAGGTVKPEGSEEGALLAQAPQNGDVTVPQADSEMRENGVGPTAPAVGGGDQREIQSFGTQIQETN
- the MAP4 gene encoding microtubule-associated protein 4 isoform X6, which encodes MADFDNNLSLADALTEPPAEIEEEVKRDFIATLEAEKFDDVVGETVGKTDYIPLLDDDDAKAGSQEPKSKPHTDGGQVESISAVGPAVLENGDHGIEDDSTVFPREITGEKMSYKEFLDRNETWAMDERDLCFEPQSIFRPMEGTEPFKMPREDVMSDHLLRPSEMETRLPFTEHFEASEEVHAPHAAMIVPELPSLGSPYSPAELIDPSAFITLDSTTQSLLNIAAPARVTVPEEHWLGAQHAVEGLDESSFVEPPEPPRIADAAEQYFPGSPVAAAPAAVPPALTEPTGKTKATDTPQVEPTASVPVLGDVSVPVLGDVSVPVLGDVSVPVVEELMVFEPSVEQHKSALNKPPTVSSAPTVVMEQKMTVPEASTPGADSIPVLENVEENKPSPSKHTEHLLKPNEELPELAVETKEPLTLIETKETLPEKTAPAGDLAIVEKLKDEGELSHAHQTEPPPKKSPLEPTGVPTAQVRQANKSSDRRFGRAKPAAVPGADVPEELLVGLPQQKSTDPKADPFSMAELGWVSGTFSRSRAPHKKAAGQLLSMPSEFVESQRDVPRESWDSEGSPVIVKKKKKKQKQKRNQQPRTMELGDENVEVSKAPKVPLFAAELQKPDVPFVLPAEGVKEHSTPSREGQRKGTSNVPRDAKAGTESHLLDDQNIISSPTAGQQSLKTEGPVKFLLDAKAGKVMKQEEMKDDSLLQSKSKNKQVPLEKLECKAEHTKMGDPASARTQTKPIEISFVDKNQKIECKHSDLNASLSKGINLNKVETPLEAKPVEISLIDENKEIKCISPKRVAADETVPSEVQTPSGALMGETPKKRGSDEKGRKTENGFSKQPAVLEIKTDTTNLPAAAKRVDKTKETDSVDKSQETGSITAEPPLETAADITKVPLIPLVSDKPKEGIAGKNKKADFSFSEQPFLLETKTDTAKLPAPAETVDIDNIDFTDKSKQTGFDHPTVTDKLVTDKPKKRGSDGKNKKVKNSSGQPVLLEAERDPDKLPAVAKTAGKTKEIIFTDKDKEPGFAIAEHSLEDMTGPSTAKVAEKPKKRTSDGKNKKAEKGYFQQPFFLEAKEDTSSLPAVMEKDDKTKKISFTDKGKETDFTTADPLLEGATATVEVQGPTTTLVTEEPKNDITGKSEKCEFNISEQPLLLETKPDVAKLPARAETISKTKEDSLMDKSKETGFTADSSRALMTDKPKEKGSDRKGKKVEKSYFEQPFLLETKTDTSKLPTVVEKAEKRKEMGFADIGKEPIFTTTGHQLENLTATTKVQVPTMKLITEKPKIKESNEKSFFEQLVPSDYKMDTAKSETRIKTKEIHSSDKGKETDFTTLEQLLEDISDAAKAHVPITELVADTPKKRCSDGKSKKIENSAEHLAVLEAKTDSVKLPAVVEEANKTKETHATDKGKETQFTTSEHLLEDIIDTAKIQTPITPLVTGKPKENNKGNSTKADVGLEKPFLLETKVDAATLPGGADEIVDKTEAVSSTDTILEHQTMTDPSPALVTNKSKKRGNDGKNRKAKNASEQPVLLETKTDKSKIPPPRVTDLEYQMEEMGLVDENQNIKNFPSEHQMLWDNKGHLFAPYTQSRVVGVGVDRVGKACSTDKNQGLASIFPEYPVKDEGSKVSLPPAVVLEGTNKESSTGDKREKNKHSRYEHSVKLEGEEAGVQAFTSVKEGDKIKVTSAGDKKKKGKRPSLDSPVKQDAKAGRDEVHTSILAEIDDKEISFTGEKQSTECASLEHLVKETDAIKGTIPTDAKVTDKMEGGSYAGEKAVGCISPELTVQWENKAEAVVLQVLATAEVVNKAKEAELGEQSFSECPVSLGKKTDAAEVASVTLREAQTEEISPTDNIKGHSEHSEGDAAEKMEAGLKDFQALKSEEDNYADLPQKQIDDSGQKVVKEIKKEERVKATEQIKGYMRPTKSRGLPTPPPRPAVQDREKPRQLKANGMNRQRQEKAKPEEIKPVELLTGSDITAPPNKELPPSPEKKTKPSASTPSAKPAATKTKPLSTTSPKRPASTTTGQNKKPTSPTAGPTSATTPKRSATSTTRPSTLTPKDTKPKVTDAKSPDKRTSLSKPLSATTPRAAVKGSPATPRTTAASPVTTASGLRNTATSPPKRPTSIKTETKLADARKTSAKSPSADLSRPKSAPANSAKSSATTPTATTPGTPASPGIATSRPKPKPAAARPATASSATPEAKKPSTVKAPLKTSTVPKPPRPTSSVSAPDLKNIRSKIGSTDNIKHQPGGGRVQIVSKKANYSHVQSKCGSKDNIKHVPGGGNVPNAPKPASGSRSQPSSAPRPSPGSTNVQIQTKKVDISKVSSKCGSKTNIKHKPGGGDVKIENQKLNFKEKAQAKVGSLDNVGHVPAGGTVKPEGSEEGALLAQAPQNGDVTVPQADSEMRENGVGPTAPAVGGGDQREIQSFGTQIQETN